A single window of Granulicella cerasi DNA harbors:
- a CDS encoding DUF3999 domain-containing protein: protein MKSAIILLSAFLFQATEFDAPSAEPQHLRFERAVNVSAPHAETSCIVLDAELLAHGRDRAGSDLRLYRDGNIETPYALTESSASTRDADTATVQNLGTTDHGVSFDLMMPARPYSAVDLQLDAKDFVATAEVSGLGVVPGSAPVKLGVFTLFDLSSQHLGRATTLPLAEETFPRLHIVLRFTALDGTPRTLPASTVQSATVPPSREAQTLYTAVASASSFQQDGHDSVARLQVPAHVPLERLRVLLPPSFHGNFLRNVSLRDVTQHSDGAHGDELNGEISRVDLPAPYAGAAPIHSEHLTVDAVMAANLREPATIELRIANGNDQPLPLSGAVLEMRERRLCFHAESEAHYKLMYGDNSLTAPVYDYARLFQANDAASSALLGPEQLNPAYKPREDHRPFTERHPELLWIALLAVVAILGATSISQMKHRSGHR, encoded by the coding sequence ATGAAATCTGCCATCATTTTGCTCTCAGCGTTCCTCTTTCAGGCCACCGAGTTCGATGCTCCTTCTGCAGAGCCTCAGCATCTTCGTTTTGAACGCGCCGTCAACGTCAGCGCGCCGCATGCGGAAACATCCTGCATTGTGCTGGACGCGGAGCTGCTTGCGCATGGGCGAGATCGCGCAGGCAGCGATCTGCGACTCTATCGTGACGGCAACATCGAGACGCCCTATGCGTTGACGGAAAGTTCCGCCAGCACGCGCGACGCTGACACCGCCACCGTGCAGAACCTTGGTACGACAGACCACGGCGTGAGCTTCGACCTCATGATGCCTGCGCGCCCTTACTCGGCCGTCGACCTGCAACTCGATGCGAAAGACTTCGTCGCGACCGCCGAAGTCAGCGGCCTTGGCGTGGTGCCAGGCTCTGCACCGGTCAAGCTCGGCGTCTTCACGCTTTTCGATCTCTCCTCCCAACACCTGGGGCGCGCAACGACGCTGCCGCTGGCGGAAGAGACCTTTCCGCGTCTCCACATCGTGCTGCGGTTCACCGCGCTCGACGGCACACCGCGTACGTTGCCCGCGAGCACGGTGCAGTCCGCAACGGTTCCTCCCAGCCGTGAGGCACAAACGCTGTACACAGCAGTTGCGAGCGCCAGCAGCTTTCAGCAAGACGGGCATGACTCCGTGGCGCGCTTGCAGGTTCCGGCGCATGTGCCGCTCGAGCGTTTGCGCGTGCTGCTGCCTCCGAGCTTCCATGGCAACTTTCTGCGCAACGTGAGCTTGCGCGACGTGACGCAGCACAGCGATGGCGCACACGGCGATGAACTCAACGGAGAGATATCGCGCGTCGATCTGCCCGCGCCCTACGCCGGAGCTGCGCCCATCCACTCCGAGCACCTGACGGTCGACGCAGTCATGGCCGCCAACCTTCGTGAGCCGGCGACGATCGAACTGCGCATCGCAAACGGCAACGATCAACCACTCCCGCTCTCAGGCGCCGTGCTGGAGATGCGAGAGCGACGCCTCTGCTTCCACGCGGAGAGTGAAGCGCACTACAAGCTGATGTACGGCGACAACTCGCTAACCGCGCCGGTGTACGACTATGCTCGGCTCTTCCAGGCAAACGATGCGGCTAGCTCCGCGCTGCTCGGACCAGAGCAGTTGAACCCCGCCTACAAGCCGCGTGAAGACCATCGCCCGTTTACCGAGCGTCATCCGGAGCTCCTCTGGATCGCCCTGCTCGCAGTGGTGGCCATCCTCGGAGCGACCTCCATCAGCCAGATGAAGCACCGCAGCGGACACCGCTAG
- a CDS encoding DUF2339 domain-containing protein — MDDAPILSASNEAALAERVARLETQVAALQRALAGQTLPVKRVVAAAPPPPTVAFASIEPAAPKRDLESRLGSEVLSKIAILLLLVGSAWFLKWAFDNRWVGPAGRVLIGLAAGSGLIVWSERFRRTGTPSFSYALKAVGTGVLYLSLWASFQLFHLVPAPVALLGMVLVTAWNATMAVLQESPLLAAYALTGAYLTPALLSSGGNHEAFLFGYLAAVAAAVLALQRARRWPLLLLGPLPATVLYVTMWGFSWSQESPLSETLCLTLILWAIFAAVPLLAADDESALVQVVLPLLTAFFGGLAVYGFLEVGHARQWEPWAALLFAAAYLVATRWRSRAAASAIHLSIAIAFITIAIPLKLTGHGISLAWLAESVALLWIATMPTLEPRASAAVRWMGVVAMLLGVGGATFAPEIFGSTTKSIFHHGFGTEIGALIVLAAVMMLAPRMARALRRAPDPAFIGILAFALFNIVLCIAAFRQINHMLQYRAGDDGHIQELRSFAYSGWLAVQGTAMLVAGFMKRVALARWTGLLLLAATLLKVVFYDMRTLSTGFRIVSYLALGALLLAVSFAYQKGFLNLGGVLQDDEDPA, encoded by the coding sequence ATGGACGATGCCCCGATTCTTTCTGCGTCGAACGAAGCTGCGCTCGCCGAGCGCGTGGCCCGTTTGGAGACTCAGGTTGCGGCCCTACAGCGAGCGCTCGCCGGGCAAACGCTGCCCGTGAAGCGTGTGGTGGCGGCCGCACCTCCGCCGCCTACGGTCGCCTTCGCCAGCATCGAGCCCGCAGCACCGAAACGTGACCTCGAGTCACGACTCGGCTCTGAAGTGTTGAGCAAGATCGCGATCCTGCTGCTGCTTGTGGGATCAGCATGGTTTCTCAAGTGGGCCTTTGACAATCGCTGGGTAGGGCCAGCTGGCCGCGTGTTGATCGGGCTCGCAGCGGGGAGCGGTCTCATCGTTTGGTCTGAGCGTTTTCGCCGCACCGGCACACCGTCGTTCAGCTACGCGCTGAAGGCTGTGGGCACAGGCGTACTCTATCTCTCGCTGTGGGCAAGCTTCCAACTCTTCCATCTCGTCCCTGCGCCGGTGGCGCTGCTGGGCATGGTGCTGGTGACCGCGTGGAACGCCACGATGGCTGTGCTGCAGGAGTCGCCGCTGCTGGCCGCGTATGCGCTTACGGGCGCGTACCTCACGCCTGCGCTGCTTTCCAGCGGCGGCAACCACGAGGCCTTTCTCTTCGGCTATCTTGCGGCTGTGGCTGCTGCAGTGCTGGCGCTGCAACGCGCTCGCCGCTGGCCGTTACTGCTGCTGGGGCCTCTGCCTGCAACGGTCCTATATGTCACGATGTGGGGGTTTTCGTGGTCCCAGGAGAGCCCGCTGAGCGAAACCCTGTGCCTCACGCTGATACTTTGGGCGATCTTCGCGGCAGTTCCGCTGCTCGCGGCCGATGACGAGTCCGCACTGGTGCAAGTGGTGTTGCCCTTGCTCACCGCGTTCTTCGGGGGGCTCGCCGTCTACGGCTTTCTCGAAGTCGGACACGCCAGGCAGTGGGAGCCGTGGGCAGCGCTGCTTTTCGCGGCCGCCTATCTTGTAGCTACCCGCTGGCGCTCGCGAGCAGCAGCCTCGGCGATCCATCTCTCCATAGCGATTGCGTTCATCACCATCGCGATCCCGCTGAAGCTGACGGGCCATGGCATCTCGCTCGCATGGCTGGCAGAGTCCGTAGCCCTGCTATGGATCGCTACCATGCCCACGCTGGAGCCGCGCGCATCCGCTGCGGTGCGCTGGATGGGCGTCGTTGCCATGCTGCTCGGAGTCGGCGGAGCGACCTTCGCGCCGGAGATCTTCGGCTCCACGACGAAGTCGATCTTTCACCACGGATTCGGCACCGAAATAGGCGCGCTGATCGTCCTCGCTGCGGTGATGATGCTTGCACCACGCATGGCACGCGCATTACGTCGCGCACCTGACCCTGCGTTCATCGGGATACTCGCCTTTGCACTCTTCAACATCGTGCTGTGCATCGCGGCATTTCGGCAGATCAACCATATGCTGCAGTACCGCGCTGGCGATGACGGCCACATCCAGGAGTTGCGCAGCTTCGCTTATTCTGGCTGGCTCGCCGTGCAAGGCACCGCCATGCTCGTGGCAGGATTTATGAAGCGTGTCGCTCTTGCGCGCTGGACGGGACTGCTGCTGCTCGCAGCGACGCTGCTGAAGGTCGTCTTCTACGACATGCGCACGCTGAGCACAGGCTTTCGCATCGTCAGCTACCTCGCGCTTGGGGCGCTGCTACTGGCTGTCAGCTTCGCCTATCAGAAGGGCTTCTTGAATCTTGGCGGGGTGCTCCAGGACGATGAGGACCCCGCATGA
- a CDS encoding Hpt domain-containing response regulator, with the protein MVKSLHVLVIDDDPIMREILEALLSLSGCTVELFSSGEPGVARLREAGKAVDVVLTDLHMPGLQGAELAAALQAERTEGTALVGMSGSSPTEDETRLLDSFLQKPFNVEDFYAALEAAQRRATAPATAAGAAPASEAVLDEDTFARLRESFPAEALRGLYELTVSDVRQRIERMKVAAAAGDLDLVHREAHAIKGGCGMVGAVELARLATATEEGTELDAEGIVRLHLACERLEVMLERKLAL; encoded by the coding sequence ATGGTCAAGTCTCTCCACGTCCTGGTGATCGATGACGATCCCATCATGCGCGAAATTCTGGAAGCGCTGCTCAGCCTCTCCGGTTGCACGGTTGAACTCTTCAGCTCCGGCGAACCGGGCGTGGCGCGTTTGCGCGAAGCGGGCAAAGCTGTCGACGTCGTGTTGACCGACCTGCACATGCCCGGACTGCAAGGCGCTGAGTTAGCTGCGGCGCTGCAGGCGGAGCGCACGGAAGGCACCGCGCTGGTCGGCATGAGCGGCAGCTCGCCTACCGAAGATGAGACCCGTCTGCTCGACAGCTTTCTGCAAAAGCCGTTCAACGTGGAGGACTTCTACGCTGCGCTCGAGGCGGCGCAACGGCGCGCTACCGCACCTGCGACCGCTGCAGGCGCTGCTCCTGCGTCGGAGGCTGTGCTGGATGAAGACACCTTCGCGCGCCTGCGTGAAAGCTTCCCGGCCGAAGCTCTGCGCGGACTGTACGAGCTCACGGTGAGCGACGTGCGGCAGCGGATCGAGCGCATGAAGGTCGCAGCGGCTGCGGGCGATCTTGACCTCGTGCATCGCGAAGCCCACGCCATCAAGGGCGGATGCGGCATGGTGGGCGCGGTGGAGTTGGCGCGGCTTGCTACTGCTACGGAAGAGGGAACCGAGTTAGATGCTGAGGGGATTGTGCGATTGCATCTTGCGTGCGAGCGACTCGAGGTTATGCTGGAGAGGAAGCTTGCGCTGTAA
- a CDS encoding response regulator, whose product MPNSAVKKSSTTRSNAPEVRIVVADDHPVVRFGVKNMLMSEEGFQVVGEASDGEEAITETIEHEPDILLLDMQMPKLPGLEAMRAIMSRSPRVKIILLTSTITTQQIIEALQIGARGIVLKDTVAGDLGESIRAVLSGDYWIGGQRVANLLAALHDLMQQAAAVPEKKTYGLTPRELEVVTCIVEGCSNKDIAKQFTISEETVKRHLSNIFDKTGVSTRLELALFAISHKLVDLDA is encoded by the coding sequence ATGCCGAATTCTGCTGTGAAGAAGAGCTCCACCACGCGAAGCAACGCCCCCGAGGTCCGCATCGTTGTTGCCGACGACCACCCAGTGGTGCGGTTCGGCGTGAAGAACATGCTGATGAGCGAAGAGGGCTTCCAGGTCGTGGGCGAAGCCTCTGACGGCGAAGAAGCCATCACCGAAACCATCGAGCATGAGCCGGACATTCTGCTGTTGGACATGCAGATGCCGAAGCTGCCTGGCCTTGAGGCAATGCGCGCCATCATGAGCCGCTCGCCGCGCGTGAAGATCATCCTACTCACCAGCACGATCACGACGCAGCAGATCATCGAAGCGCTGCAGATCGGCGCTCGCGGCATCGTGCTGAAGGATACTGTCGCGGGCGACCTCGGCGAGAGCATCCGCGCCGTGCTCAGCGGCGACTACTGGATCGGCGGCCAGCGCGTCGCGAACCTGCTCGCTGCGTTGCATGACCTGATGCAGCAGGCCGCAGCTGTACCTGAGAAGAAGACCTACGGCCTGACACCGCGCGAACTCGAAGTAGTAACGTGCATCGTCGAAGGCTGCTCGAACAAGGACATCGCCAAGCAGTTCACGATCTCGGAAGAAACGGTCAAGCGCCATCTGTCGAACATCTTCGACAAGACCGGTGTTTCGACGCGCCTCGAACTCGCGCTGTTCGCCATCAGCCACAAGCTGGTGGATCTCGACGCTTAA
- a CDS encoding YpdA family putative bacillithiol disulfide reductase has translation MSEDFFDVLVIGAGPTGLACAIDAQNVGLRVGVVDKGCLTNSLFHYPANMVFFTTPELLEIGNIPFPSPNQKPTRAEALEYYRKVAQHYRLDTRLYESVKQVSGSDGDFSVQIEDRFGRAKVYRAKKLIVSTGYYDRPNYLGIPGEELSKVEHYYDDPHPFYNQDVLVIGGKNSAAIAALELYRHGARVTLIHRGAELHRHIKYWIKPDIENRIKNGEVQGLMNTTCTQITEDTVTLQTPEGERTIKNDFVFALTGYQPDFSFIESMGVHLDPDNARCPVCNKETLESNVAGIYLAGVVVAGERTNEVFIENGRFHGALIAADLAVKLKGAAAQHLEAPSHTVAAE, from the coding sequence ATGAGCGAAGATTTCTTTGACGTCCTTGTCATTGGTGCGGGCCCGACCGGGCTTGCGTGCGCGATTGACGCGCAGAACGTCGGGCTGCGCGTTGGCGTGGTCGACAAGGGGTGTCTGACGAACTCGCTCTTTCACTATCCGGCGAACATGGTCTTCTTCACCACGCCGGAGCTGCTTGAGATTGGCAACATCCCGTTTCCGTCGCCGAACCAGAAGCCCACGCGCGCCGAGGCGTTGGAGTACTACCGCAAGGTCGCGCAGCACTACAGGCTCGACACGCGGCTCTATGAGTCGGTGAAGCAGGTGAGCGGCAGCGATGGCGACTTCAGCGTGCAGATCGAAGATCGCTTCGGCCGCGCGAAGGTCTATCGCGCAAAGAAGCTGATCGTCTCTACGGGCTACTACGATCGCCCGAATTACCTCGGCATTCCCGGTGAGGAGCTGTCGAAGGTCGAGCATTACTACGACGATCCGCATCCGTTCTATAACCAGGATGTGCTCGTCATCGGCGGCAAGAACTCTGCGGCGATTGCGGCGCTGGAGCTGTATCGCCACGGCGCGCGCGTCACGTTGATTCATCGCGGCGCCGAGTTGCATCGCCACATCAAGTACTGGATCAAGCCGGACATCGAAAACCGCATCAAGAACGGCGAAGTGCAGGGCTTGATGAACACGACCTGCACGCAGATCACCGAGGACACCGTGACGCTGCAGACGCCGGAGGGCGAGCGCACGATCAAGAACGATTTCGTCTTCGCGCTCACCGGCTATCAGCCGGACTTCAGCTTCATCGAGTCGATGGGCGTGCACCTCGACCCCGACAATGCGCGCTGCCCGGTCTGCAACAAGGAGACCCTGGAGTCGAACGTAGCGGGCATCTATCTCGCGGGCGTTGTCGTCGCAGGCGAGCGCACCAATGAGGTCTTCATCGAGAACGGTCGCTTTCACGGTGCCTTGATTGCGGCGGACCTTGCTGTGAAGTTGAAGGGCGCGGCCGCGCAGCATCTCGAAGCGCCATCGCACACGGTTGCTGCGGAGTAA
- a CDS encoding SMP-30/gluconolactonase/LRE family protein, which translates to MRFAAALLFAALALPTSAQVFKAKEALTVPGTTTNGVAVRPDGKVFLVIARQPGQNVPQIAEFEQGKLIPYPSAAWNSYKAGDDASQKFVHANALRFDTEGVLWVVDAGAEDIGKPYVKGGPKLVSIDTHTGKVKRVLALDDDSLKPTSYIDDVRFNDDHAYITDAGAPGLIAMHTPDGSFRRVLDGDPSTTAQRPVRAAGKQLSTAEGKPLMVHADQLEVSPDGSKLYYQPLCGPMSVIETQYLDEIDLSEAERHTHVQHFADTPCTGGTAIDASGNIYVTDVDGQQILRYTPMGVPTTLTQDKRIIWGDALWLSADGKLWIPDAQNSLSAGMNGGKNEQHLPGKVYTLEIGAKPPINDHR; encoded by the coding sequence ATGCGCTTTGCTGCTGCTTTGCTCTTTGCTGCTCTTGCTCTGCCCACCTCTGCACAGGTCTTCAAAGCGAAGGAAGCTTTGACGGTTCCCGGCACCACGACGAACGGCGTCGCCGTGCGCCCCGATGGCAAAGTCTTTCTTGTCATCGCCCGGCAGCCCGGCCAGAACGTGCCGCAGATTGCGGAGTTCGAGCAGGGCAAGCTCATTCCATATCCCAGCGCGGCGTGGAACTCCTACAAGGCCGGCGATGATGCAAGCCAGAAATTCGTGCACGCGAATGCGCTACGATTCGACACGGAAGGCGTGCTCTGGGTGGTCGATGCTGGCGCAGAGGACATCGGTAAGCCCTACGTGAAGGGCGGCCCGAAGCTCGTCTCCATCGATACGCATACGGGCAAGGTGAAGCGTGTGCTCGCGCTCGATGACGACAGCCTGAAGCCGACGAGCTACATCGACGATGTGCGCTTCAACGACGACCACGCCTACATCACCGACGCTGGCGCGCCTGGCCTCATCGCGATGCACACGCCCGACGGCTCCTTCCGGCGTGTGCTGGATGGCGATCCTTCGACGACCGCGCAGCGCCCGGTACGCGCTGCAGGCAAGCAGCTTTCCACCGCGGAGGGTAAGCCGCTGATGGTGCACGCCGATCAACTCGAGGTCTCGCCGGATGGCTCGAAGCTCTACTACCAGCCGCTCTGCGGGCCGATGTCAGTGATCGAAACGCAGTACCTCGATGAGATCGACCTCAGCGAAGCAGAGCGTCACACCCATGTGCAGCACTTTGCGGACACGCCCTGCACAGGTGGAACGGCGATCGACGCGAGTGGCAACATCTACGTCACGGACGTCGATGGGCAGCAGATTCTTCGCTACACGCCGATGGGCGTGCCGACCACGCTCACGCAGGATAAGCGCATCATCTGGGGTGACGCGCTGTGGCTTTCAGCCGATGGCAAGCTATGGATTCCCGACGCGCAGAACAGCCTCTCGGCGGGCATGAACGGCGGCAAGAACGAACAACATTTGCCGGGCAAGGTGTACACGCTGGAAATCGGTGCGAAGCCGCCGATCAACGACCATCGATAG
- a CDS encoding Uma2 family endonuclease translates to MAAAMTTPFVSVDEYLRTSYSPDVEYLDGVIEERNLGEFDHSDLQRILTTIFGVNAKAWGIKALPELRTQVAPMRYRVPDLLVIEATRPRTPIIKQAPLLCIEILSPEDRWPRMEVKLRDYFEMGVPEVWVFDPESRSVIVVKRDGSRTEHREGALTLSGTPVQLSLAEVFAVLDEG, encoded by the coding sequence ATGGCTGCCGCGATGACTACACCTTTCGTCTCCGTTGACGAATACCTCCGCACATCCTACTCGCCGGACGTTGAGTACCTTGACGGCGTGATCGAGGAACGCAACTTGGGTGAGTTTGACCATTCTGATCTGCAGCGCATTTTGACGACCATCTTCGGCGTGAACGCAAAAGCATGGGGCATCAAAGCGCTGCCGGAGCTTCGTACGCAGGTTGCCCCTATGCGTTACCGCGTGCCCGATCTGCTGGTGATCGAAGCCACTCGCCCGCGCACGCCGATCATCAAGCAGGCGCCCCTGCTTTGCATTGAAATCCTTTCCCCAGAAGACCGCTGGCCGCGCATGGAAGTGAAGCTGCGGGATTATTTTGAAATGGGTGTGCCCGAGGTCTGGGTGTTTGATCCCGAATCCCGCTCCGTCATCGTCGTGAAGAGAGATGGCTCGCGCACGGAGCATCGCGAGGGTGCATTGACGCTTTCCGGCACGCCTGTTCAGTTATCGCTCGCCGAAGTCTTCGCGGTTCTGGATGAAGGTTGA
- a CDS encoding fumarate hydratase — protein sequence MTTIQQDDFIESVRAALQYISFYHPVDYIENLKRAYELEQSPSAKDAMKQILVNSRMCAEGHRPICQDTGIVTVFVKLGMECRFAKGDAPASMTLQEMCDQGVREAWLDPDNKLRGSILADPAFSRKNTKDNTPCVVEVSLVAGNTCDVTVAAKGGGSEAKSKFAMLNPSDPVVDWVLKTVPTMGAGWCPPGILGIGIGGTAEKAMLLAKQALMDPIDMQELKTRGPQTNIEKLRVEIYDKVNALGIGAQGLGGLTTVLDVKIYDWPSHAANLPVAMIPNCAATRHAHFVMKGEGPVYLDPPSLEHWPSMTYEAHNGKRVNLDTLTHEETKSWKPGDVLLLNGKLLTGRDAAHKRMTDMLSKGEKLPVDFTNKLIYYVGPVDPVHGEVVGPAGPTTATRMDKFTRQMLEQTGLLGMVGKAERGVAAIDAIRDNEAIYLIAIGGAAYLVSKAIKASKLLAFEDLGMEAIYEFDVVDMPVTVAVDSKGNSVHITGPQEWKEKIAHSMQLGDVAILNQ from the coding sequence ATGACCACGATCCAGCAAGACGACTTTATCGAGAGCGTGCGCGCCGCGCTGCAGTACATCAGCTTCTATCACCCGGTCGATTACATCGAAAACCTCAAACGCGCCTATGAACTGGAGCAGTCGCCTTCGGCCAAGGACGCGATGAAGCAGATCCTCGTGAACTCGCGCATGTGCGCCGAGGGTCATCGCCCCATCTGCCAGGACACCGGCATCGTCACCGTCTTCGTGAAGCTTGGCATGGAGTGCCGCTTCGCCAAGGGCGACGCACCTGCAAGCATGACGCTGCAGGAGATGTGCGACCAGGGCGTGCGCGAAGCGTGGCTCGACCCCGACAACAAGCTGCGCGGCTCTATCCTCGCGGACCCTGCGTTCTCGCGCAAGAACACCAAGGACAACACGCCGTGCGTCGTCGAGGTCTCGCTTGTCGCGGGCAACACTTGCGATGTAACAGTAGCGGCTAAGGGCGGCGGCTCGGAAGCGAAGTCGAAGTTCGCGATGCTCAACCCTTCGGACCCCGTCGTCGATTGGGTGCTGAAGACCGTGCCGACGATGGGCGCGGGATGGTGCCCCCCGGGCATCCTGGGCATCGGCATCGGTGGCACCGCTGAGAAGGCCATGTTGCTCGCCAAGCAGGCGCTGATGGACCCGATCGACATGCAGGAGTTGAAGACGCGCGGGCCGCAGACGAACATCGAGAAGCTGCGCGTCGAGATCTACGACAAGGTAAACGCGCTCGGCATTGGCGCGCAGGGCCTTGGCGGCCTTACGACCGTGCTCGATGTGAAGATCTATGACTGGCCCTCGCACGCAGCGAACTTGCCGGTCGCGATGATACCCAACTGTGCAGCGACGCGTCATGCGCACTTCGTGATGAAAGGTGAAGGCCCGGTGTATCTCGATCCGCCGTCGCTCGAACACTGGCCGTCGATGACTTACGAAGCGCACAATGGCAAGCGTGTGAACCTCGACACGCTGACGCACGAAGAGACGAAGTCGTGGAAGCCTGGCGATGTGTTGCTGTTGAACGGCAAGCTGCTCACCGGCCGCGATGCCGCGCACAAGCGCATGACGGACATGCTGAGCAAAGGCGAGAAGCTCCCCGTCGACTTCACCAACAAGCTCATCTACTACGTTGGCCCGGTGGATCCGGTGCATGGCGAGGTCGTTGGTCCTGCAGGCCCCACGACGGCAACGCGCATGGACAAGTTCACGCGCCAGATGCTCGAGCAGACAGGATTGCTTGGCATGGTGGGCAAAGCTGAGCGTGGCGTCGCAGCGATTGACGCGATTCGCGACAACGAAGCGATCTATCTCATCGCGATTGGCGGCGCGGCATATCTTGTCTCGAAGGCGATCAAGGCATCGAAGCTGCTCGCCTTTGAAGACCTCGGCATGGAGGCGATCTACGAGTTCGATGTCGTGGATATGCCTGTGACCGTTGCGGTCGATAGCAAGGGCAATAGCGTTCACATCACCGGGCCGCAGGAGTGGAAGGAAAAGATTGCGCACTCGATGCAACTCGGCGACGTGGCGATCTTGAATCAGTAA
- a CDS encoding OmpA family protein: MFSKAQRLTGVLSAAAVLAFVPFFANAQEANPTTIAPGAKQAAIVADGPNGMYIYKVKVVERDLDAVNYLNRSGSTKIGFQGTSLLPQATGEGKVDSVTGKTNIQVNFKGLKQANSFGPEYLTYVLWAISADGRPQNLGELELAGDKASLQVSSGFQSFGMIVTAEPYYAVSQPSDVVVLQNVFSDKTQGILQHVNIHYSLLPKGLYANTGGQNSVQDPITDREHYPLALYEAHNAARIALAAGAEKYAPGVVERMNTNLKNADDMQASKSRDVKMIFTQAREATQRAEDARLISLRKQAADRAQAERDARAAAEANAAASQQQAADSQAAADRAAAAKAEADAERAKAEAAAAAANAQAASAKQDAAATREKLRAQLNNVLQTSENARGLIVNMNDVLFDTGKYTLKPGTQVSLAKVATILQLYPGLKVHVEGYTDSVGGDDYNQKLSENRANAVKDFLTQNGVPADNVTSQGYGKTHPVADNGTKEGRAQNRRVNLVVSGDAIGVKESTPDQQ; this comes from the coding sequence ATGTTCAGCAAGGCCCAACGACTTACCGGTGTGCTCTCGGCCGCCGCAGTTCTAGCGTTCGTTCCCTTTTTTGCGAACGCGCAGGAAGCCAACCCCACCACCATTGCTCCCGGAGCCAAGCAGGCCGCGATCGTCGCAGACGGCCCGAACGGCATGTACATCTACAAGGTGAAGGTGGTCGAGCGTGACCTTGACGCGGTGAACTACCTGAACCGCTCGGGCTCCACGAAGATCGGTTTCCAGGGCACGAGCCTGCTGCCGCAGGCGACCGGCGAAGGCAAGGTTGATTCCGTCACCGGCAAGACGAACATTCAGGTGAACTTCAAGGGCCTCAAGCAGGCCAATAGCTTTGGTCCTGAGTACCTGACCTATGTGCTGTGGGCTATCTCGGCTGACGGCCGTCCGCAGAATCTCGGCGAGCTCGAGCTCGCAGGCGATAAGGCGAGCCTGCAGGTGAGCTCAGGCTTCCAGTCGTTCGGCATGATCGTCACCGCTGAGCCTTACTACGCTGTCTCGCAGCCCAGCGACGTGGTCGTCCTGCAGAACGTTTTCTCCGACAAGACGCAGGGCATCCTGCAGCACGTGAACATCCACTACTCGCTGCTGCCGAAGGGCCTCTACGCCAACACCGGCGGTCAGAACTCGGTGCAGGATCCGATCACGGACCGCGAGCACTATCCGCTGGCGCTCTACGAGGCGCATAACGCTGCGCGCATCGCGCTTGCTGCTGGTGCGGAGAAGTATGCTCCGGGCGTGGTCGAGCGTATGAACACGAACCTGAAGAACGCTGACGATATGCAGGCCTCAAAGAGCCGCGACGTAAAGATGATCTTTACGCAGGCACGCGAAGCGACACAGCGTGCGGAAGATGCTCGCCTGATCTCACTGCGCAAGCAGGCAGCTGATCGTGCCCAGGCCGAGCGTGATGCGCGCGCTGCTGCTGAAGCCAATGCCGCTGCCTCGCAGCAGCAGGCTGCTGATTCGCAGGCCGCTGCAGACCGCGCCGCCGCCGCCAAGGCTGAAGCCGATGCAGAACGTGCGAAGGCTGAAGCTGCAGCAGCTGCTGCGAATGCACAGGCCGCATCGGCCAAGCAGGACGCCGCTGCCACTCGCGAGAAGCTGCGCGCACAGCTCAACAACGTGCTCCAGACCAGCGAAAACGCTCGCGGCCTGATCGTGAACATGAACGATGTGCTCTTCGACACCGGCAAGTACACGCTGAAGCCCGGCACGCAGGTTTCGCTGGCCAAGGTCGCGACGATTCTGCAGCTATATCCTGGCCTGAAGGTGCACGTCGAAGGCTACACCGACTCGGTGGGCGGCGACGACTACAACCAGAAGCTCAGCGAAAATCGCGCCAACGCTGTGAAGGACTTCCTGACGCAGAATGGTGTTCCCGCTGACAACGTTACCTCGCAGGGTTATGGCAAGACGCATCCTGTTGCGGATAACGGCACCAAGGAGGGGCGCGCCCAGAACCGTCGCGTGAACCTCGTGGTCTCCGGTGACGCGATCGGCGTCAAGGAATCCACGCCTGATCAGCAGTAA
- a CDS encoding PA2169 family four-helix-bundle protein, whose protein sequence is MANTLEGSTKNQETEKVLLDVIKTLADSQKGFADIGEHLKDETIKRFFLAESLKRANFRAELENELHRAGMPDVKEGGSVAGALHRSWGDLKAKLGGGDHSLLETAEQGEDEAKKAYKTALESDLPLPVRELLSTQQAHILMSHDFVKNHRDALKS, encoded by the coding sequence ATGGCAAACACACTCGAAGGATCGACGAAGAATCAGGAAACAGAGAAGGTATTGCTGGACGTCATCAAGACGCTGGCAGACAGCCAGAAGGGCTTTGCGGACATCGGCGAGCATCTGAAGGACGAGACGATCAAGCGTTTCTTTCTCGCAGAGAGCCTGAAGCGTGCGAACTTCCGCGCGGAGCTCGAGAACGAACTTCATCGTGCAGGTATGCCCGATGTGAAGGAAGGCGGCTCGGTGGCGGGCGCTCTGCATCGCTCGTGGGGTGATCTGAAGGCGAAGCTCGGCGGCGGCGATCACTCGCTGCTGGAGACGGCAGAGCAGGGTGAGGACGAAGCGAAGAAGGCTTATAAGACGGCGCTTGAGAGCGATCTGCCGTTGCCGGTTCGCGAGTTGCTCAGCACGCAGCAGGCGCACATCCTCATGTCGCATGACTTCGTGAAGAATCACCGCGACGCGTTGAAGTCGTAA